From Scophthalmus maximus strain ysfricsl-2021 chromosome 14, ASM2237912v1, whole genome shotgun sequence, one genomic window encodes:
- the LOC118283012 gene encoding olfactory receptor 4Q2-like translates to MDNVSAVRILTLSGINETMNYRIAIFSLTLLYYSLILVFNISLIAVIISDENLHEPMYVLLCSFCINGLYGTTGFYPKFLSDLLSSSSPEISYEGCLLQAFVMYSFACCDLSILAVMAYDRYLAICRPLHYHSLMSRRRLSQLVCVSWLTPFCVFSISVLLTSRLKLCGSNLQKLFCVNWVIVKLACSDSDTVSNNVVSYATIVIYVSHGLFIIWTYMHLIKNCVRSKEDRVKFMQTCVPHLISLLTFLVVIVFDLMYMRFGSTDLPQSLQNFIAIEFLLIPPLMNPLIYGFKLTKIRKKILCLVHVGKT, encoded by the coding sequence ATGGACAATGTTTCTGCAGTAAGAATTCTCACTCTTTCGGGGATCAATGAGACAATGAATTACAGAATTGCTATCTTCTCACTCACTTTACTGTATTACAGTCTGATTTTAGTTTTCAACATCTCTCTCATCGCTGTCATTATCTCGGATGAAAACCTGCACGAACCCATGTACGTCTTGTTGTGCAGTTTTTGCATCAATGGACTTTATGGGACCACGGGGTTCTACCCCAAATTCCTTTCTGACCTTCTGTCGTCGTCTTCTCCAGAAATCTCATACGAAGGATGCCTTCTACAGGCTTTTGTCATGTACTCATTCGCTTGCTGCGATCTGTCCATTCTAGCAGTCATGGCCTACGACAGGTATCTGGCTATATGTCGACCGCTGCACTATCACTCTCTGATGTCTCGGAGGAGGCTCtctcagctggtgtgtgtgtcctggctCACACCTTTCTGCGTCTTCTCCATCAGTGTCCTGCTCACGTCCAGACTCAAACTATGTGGTTCAAACCTGCAGAAACTATTCTGTGTGAACTGGGTCATTGTCAAACTCGCTTGCTCTGACTCGGACACCGTTTCAAACAATGTTGTCTCATATGCAACAATTGTGATTTACGTGTCGCATGGTCTTTTCATAATTTGGACTTACATGCATCTCATTAAAAACTGCGTGAGGTCCAAAGAAGACCGGGTCAAGTTCATGCAGACATGTGTGCCccatttaatttctttactCACATTCCTCGTTGTAATAGTTTTTGATCTGATGTACATGCGGTTCGGCTCCACAGATTTACCGCAGAGCCTTCAAAACTTCATCGCTAtagaattcctcctcatccctccactTATGAATCCTCTCATTTACGGATTCAAACTGACCAAAATACGGAAAAAGATTCTTTGTTTAGTTCATGTTGGAAAAACATAA
- the agpat3 gene encoding 1-acyl-sn-glycerol-3-phosphate acyltransferase gamma yields MALLAYLKSLFILQLLMGFVFVVSGLIINFIQLCTCVLWPFNKQLYRRINCRLAYSLWSQLVMLLEWWSGTDCTLYTDQATVDKFGTEHAIIILNHNFEIDFLCGWTMCERYGILGSSKVLAKHELLKVPLIGWTWYFLEIVFCKRKWEEDRKTVFSGLDRLKDYPEYMWFLLYCEGTRFTEQKHQISMQIAESKGLPKLKYHLLPRTKGFTTTLQCLKGTVTAVYDVTLNFKDNQTPTLLGIVNGKKYKADLSVRRFSVEEIPDDEKECANWLHKLYQEKDALQEHYSKEGKFPGPTIIPPRRPWTLLNFLFWATLLLSPLINFACGVAVSGSPLLIIGFIIFLIIASIAIRRLIGVTEVKKTGSSYGNQEAKKQN; encoded by the exons ATGGCTCTGCTGGCCTACCTGAAGAGCCTGTTCATCCTGCAGTTGCTGATGGGCTTTGTGTTCGTGGTGAGCGGCCTCATCATCAACTTCATCCAGCTCTGCACCTGCGTCCTATGGCCGTTCAACAAACAGCTCTACCGCAGAATCAACTGCCGGCTCGCCTACTCCCTCTGGAGTC AGCTGGTGATGCTGCTGGAGTGGTGGTCGGGCACAGACTGCACTCTATACACCGACCAGGCTACAGTGGACAAGTTTGGCACAGAGCACgccatcatcatcctcaaccacaacTTTGAAATCGACTTCCTCTGTGGCTGGACAATGTGCGAAAGATATGGCATCTTGGGG AGTTCAAAAGTGCTGGCTAAACACGAGCTGCTGAAGgtccctctgattggctggaccTGGTACTTCCTAGAAATTGTCTTCTGCAAAAGAAAGTGGGAGGAAGACCGAAAGACGGTCTTCAGTGGACTGGATAGGCTCAAAGATTACCCTGAATATATGTGG TTTCTTCTATATTGCGAGGGCACCCGTTTCACGGAGCAGAAACACCAAATCAGTATGCAGATTGCAGAGAGTAAAGGACTCCCCAAGCTCAAATACCACCTACTGCCCCGAACCAAAGGATTCACCACAACACTGCAGTGTCTTAAGGGCACAG TGACTGCCGTGTATGACGTGACTCTCAACTTCAAAGACAACCAGACTCCCACTCTCCTGGGCATCGTGAACGGCAAGAAATACAAAGCTGACCTGAGTGTGAG ACGGTTCTCTGTCGAGGAAATACCGGATGATGAGAAGGAGTGCGCCAACTGGCTGCACAAGCTCTACCAGGAGAAG GATGCCTTACAGGAACACTACAGCAAGGAAGGCAAGTTCCCCGGCCCGACAATAATCCCACCTCGCCGACCATGGACGCTGCTGAACTTCCTGTTCTGGGCCACCCTTCTGCTTTCGCCCCTCATCAACTTCGCTTGTGGAGTCGCCGTCAGCggctcccccctcctcatcatTGGCTTCATCATTTTCCTCATCATAG CTTCCATAGCTATCCGACGCCTCATAGGGGTCACCGAGGTAAAGAAAACAGGCTCCAGTTACGGCAACCAGGAGGCCaagaaacaaaactaa
- the LOC118283176 gene encoding olfactory receptor 4Q2-like translates to MDNVSAVRILTLSGINETMNYRIAIFSLTLLYYSLILVFNISLIAVIISDENLHEPMYVLLCSFCINGLYGTTGFYPKFLSDLLSSSSPEISYEGCLLQAFVMYSFACCDLSILAVMAYDRYLAICRPLHYHSLMSRRRLSQLVCVSWLTPFCVFSINVLFTSRLKLCGSNLQKLFCVNWVIVKLACSDSDTVSNNVVSYAIIVIYVSHGLFIIWTYMHLIKNCVRSKEDRVKFMQTCVPHLISLLTFLVVIVFDLMYMRFGSTDLPQSLQNFIAIEFLLIPPLMNPLIYGFKLTKIRKKILCLVHVGRK, encoded by the coding sequence ATGGACAATGTTTCTGCAGTAAGAATTCTCACTCTTTCGGGGATCAATGAGACAATGAATTACAGAATTGCTATCTTCTCACTCACTTTACTGTATTACAGTCTGATTTTAGTTTTCAACATCTCTCTCATCGCTGTCATTATCTCGGATGAAAACCTGCACGAACCCATGTACGTCTTGTTGTGCAGTTTTTGCATCAATGGACTTTATGGGACCACGGGGTTCTACCCCAAATTCCTTTCTGACCTTCTGTCGTCGTCTTCTCCAGAAATCTCATACGAAGGATGCCTTCTACAGGCTTTTGTCATGTACTCATTCGCTTGCTGCGATCTGTCCATTCTAGCAGTCATGGCCTACGACAGGTATCTGGCTATATGTCGACCGCTGCACTATCACTCTCTGATGTCTCGGAGGAGGCTCtctcagctggtgtgtgtgtcctggctCACACCTTTCTGCGTCTTCTCCATCAATGTTCTGTTCACGTCCAGACTCAAACTATGTGGTTCAAACCTGCAGAAACTATTCTGTGTGAACTGGGTCATTGTCAAACTCGCTTGCTCTGACTCGGACACCGTTTCAAACAATGTTGTCTCATATGCAATAATCGTGATTTACGTGTCTCATGGTCTTTTCATAATTTGGACTTACATGCATCTCATTAAAAACTGCGTGAGGTCCAAAGAAGACCGGGTCAAGTTCATGCAGACATGTGTGCCccatttaatttctttactCACATTCCTCGTTGTAATAGTTTTTGATCTGATGTACATGCGGTTCGGCTCCACAGATTTACCGCAGAGCCTTCAAAACTTCATCGCTAtagaattcctcctcatccctccactTATGAATCCTCTCATTTACGGATTCAAACTGACCAAAATACGGAAAAAGATTCTTTGTTTAGTTCATGTTGGAAGAAAATGA